GACCACCGCGTCGGGGACCGCCGGGCACGGGCTCGGCGCCGCCGGCGCCATGGTTGCGAGGTCGGCAGGGAGCGCGGCGGCCCCTAGTAATAACGCCGCGCCGGCCGTCTCCGCGGGCGCCGTCGGACGCGTGCCGAGCGGGTCCACGGCGAAGCCCCGCTCCCCCAGGAACGCCGCCGCCAGCGCCACCGGATCCCCGCCGTCACCCCGCCGCCACTCCCACCGATCGGCCTCCCGGAGGCCGATATCAGGCGCGCGGGGCGGGGTGAGCACGTCGCGAGCGTACGCGCGAGCCCCCTCGAGACACCCTCAGGCCCGCCTGGGAGGACAAGATTGGGGAACAGTTGTCCACAACTTGGGCTGAAACCGGGACTCCGCGCCCGAGTCGGAGTGGAATAGAGCCGCAAGGGCCTGTAGGACTCCCGGACTTCTGCCGAAGAGGGTCGGGAGAGCAACGCAACCACCCCAGAGAGCCGCTCATCATGTGCCCGCACAACCCCAAGTGCCCCCCCTGCGACGCGAGTGACCACGACGCCGCACGCGTCGTCGCCTCGCACCCCGAGCAAGGGTGGAGCCTTCTGTGCAATGGGGTCGTCGTGTTCGAGGACTACGGCGAGATCCTTCCTGACGGGACTTCCCGGGGCGCTATCCGGGCTTCCGTGCATCACGCCGCCTGATCCTTTTTTCCCAGACCGGGCCGCGACGCCCTGCCGCACCGGCTAGTTCCGCTGCGCTCCCTTAGTCGCCGGTACGGCAGGGCGCCCCGTCCCTCCCCGCACTCTTCCTAGAAGTTCGTGAAGAGCAGGTCGTTGTTGCTGCTCGTCACGCCGGTCACCACTCCTTGCGTCAGGGCTCCCCTGATCGCTGCCTCCACCTCGCTCGGGAGGGCGAGCGGGTGCGCCGCTAGGTACTGGGCGGCCACGCCGGCCACGTGGGGGCTGGCCATGCTCGTGCCGTTCATCGTCGCCGTGCCCGTGTTGCTGCCGGCTCCCGCTGACGTCACGCCCACCCCCGGGGCGTACCAGTCCACGCATGATCCCCAGTTCGAGAAGCCCGCCGCCCGGTCGCTGCTGTCGGTTGCGCCTACCGTCATGGCCTCCGGCGTTCGGGCCGGGCTGACGTTGCAGGCGTCCTGGGCCTCGTTGCCCGCTGCCACGGCGTAGCTGATCCTCCCGGCCAGGATGCTGCCTCGCACCGCGAGGTCCAGGGCGTCGAACCTTCCGCCTCCCAGGCTCATGTTGGCGACCGCCGGGCTCAGGGCGCCGGTCGTCAGGCGGTCGGCGGTCACCCAGTCCACGGCGGCGATGACGTTGGTCACCGGGGCGTTGCCGGCGCAGTCGAGCACGCGGACGCCGACGAGGGTGGCGCCCTTCGCGACGCCGTACGTGCTGCCGCCGATCGTCCCCGCCACGTGCGTGCCGTGGCCGTGGCAGTCGATGCCGCCGTTCGGGGTGGCGGACACATCGGTGCCGTGGACGGCGCGGCCGCCGAAGTCGGCGTGCGTGTAGCGGATGCCGGTGTCGATGACGTACGCCCGCACGCCGGCACCGCTCGAGGCCCACGTGTACGTCCCCGACAGCGGCCGCGCGCGCTGGTCGATCCGGTCCAGCCCCCACGGCGGGCTCGGCTGGGTG
The Frankiaceae bacterium DNA segment above includes these coding regions:
- a CDS encoding DUF5999 family protein, with protein sequence MCPHNPKCPPCDASDHDAARVVASHPEQGWSLLCNGVVVFEDYGEILPDGTSRGAIRASVHHAA
- a CDS encoding S8 family peptidase, giving the protein MRLMSTAAAAVLFSAGLAAPATAATGGEYVVVLRAGLAPDTAVATARRLGSDVRFVYRHALQGYGGTLTAAALAAARRDPDVALVEAAGTVRASGTQPSPPWGLDRIDQRARPLSGTYTWASSGAGVRAYVIDTGIRYTHADFGGRAVHGTDVSATPNGGIDCHGHGTHVAGTIGGSTYGVAKGATLVGVRVLDCAGNAPVTNVIAAVDWVTADRLTTGALSPAVANMSLGGGRFDALDLAVRGSILAGRISYAVAAGNEAQDACNVSPARTPEAMTVGATDSSDRAAGFSNWGSCVDWYAPGVGVTSAGAGSNTGTATMNGTSMASPHVAGVAAQYLAAHPLALPSEVEAAIRGALTQGVVTGVTSSNNDLLFTNF